The genome window GTCAAGATGATCATCGCGCCGGTCATCTTCCTCACCGTGGTGACGGGCCTCGCGGGCTCGAAGGAGCTCGACAAGGTGGGCCGCATCGCCCTCAAGGCGTTCGCCTACTTCCTCACGTTCTCGACGGCCGCGCTCATCATCGGGCTCATCGTCGCCAACGTGGTGCGGCCGGGTGACGGCATGCACATCGATCCGAAGACGCTCGATGCGGGCACCGTCTCCATCTACGCCTCCAAGGCGCACGACCAGAGCCTCGTGGGCTTCCTGCTGGGCATCATCCCCATGACGGTGGTGAGCGCCTTCGCCGACGGCGAGATTCTGCAGGTGCTGTTCGTCTCCATCCTGTTCGGCATCGCCCTGGTGCTCGTGGGCGAGCGGGGCCGGCCGGTGCTGGAGCTGCTCCACTCGCTCAGCGCCGCCTTCTTCCGCCTGGTGGGCATCCTGATGAAGGCCGCCCCCATCGGCGCCTTCGGGGCGTTCGCCTTCACCATCGGCCGGTACGGCGTGGGCTCCATCATCAACCTGGCGGAGCTCGTCGCTACCTTCTATGTGACGTCGTTGCTCTTCGTGCTCGTGGTGCTGGGGGCGGTGGCCCGCTTGAACGGCTTCTCCATCCTGCGCCTGCTGCGCTACCTGAAGGCGGAGCTGTTCCTCGTGCTGGGTACCAGCTCGTCCGAGGCCGCGCTGCCCAGCCTCATGGAGAAGCTGGAGCGCGCAGGCTGCGCGAAGCAGATCGTCGGCCTGGTGGTGCCCACCGGCTACTCCTTCAACCTGGATGGCACCAACATCTATATGACGCTGGCGGCGCTGTTCATCGCCCAGGCCACCGACACGCACGTGTCCGTGGGCAATCAGATCCTCCTGTTGCTCGTGGCCATGCTCAGCTCCAAGGGGGCGGCGGGGGTAACGGGGGCCGGGTTCATCACCCTGGCGGCCACGCTGTCCGTCGTTCCCACCGTGCCCGTGGCCGGCATCGCGTTGATTCTCGGCGTGGACCGCTTCATGTCGGAGTGCCGCGCCCTCACCAACGTCATCGGCAACGCCGTGGCGACCATCGTCGTCGCCAACTGGGAGGGGGGCATCGACCGTGTGCGGTTCGCCGAGGCCCTGCAGGGCCCGTCCCCGGCGCCGCTCTCCACCGAGAAGTCCTGAGCCGGGCCGGTGTCACCGGGCCGGCCCGGGAGGGGTACACGGGTGGACACATCCACCGCCCTCCGGGCGGGTCCCCCCCCGCGCCACTGGAAAGCGCTTGGGCAGGAGGCA of Stigmatella aurantiaca contains these proteins:
- a CDS encoding dicarboxylate/amino acid:cation symporter; protein product: MAAPIDTGAPPAKPGLHRLLYVQVLVAIAAGALLGHFFPSLGESMKPLGDAFIKLVKMIIAPVIFLTVVTGLAGSKELDKVGRIALKAFAYFLTFSTAALIIGLIVANVVRPGDGMHIDPKTLDAGTVSIYASKAHDQSLVGFLLGIIPMTVVSAFADGEILQVLFVSILFGIALVLVGERGRPVLELLHSLSAAFFRLVGILMKAAPIGAFGAFAFTIGRYGVGSIINLAELVATFYVTSLLFVLVVLGAVARLNGFSILRLLRYLKAELFLVLGTSSSEAALPSLMEKLERAGCAKQIVGLVVPTGYSFNLDGTNIYMTLAALFIAQATDTHVSVGNQILLLLVAMLSSKGAAGVTGAGFITLAATLSVVPTVPVAGIALILGVDRFMSECRALTNVIGNAVATIVVANWEGGIDRVRFAEALQGPSPAPLSTEKS